From Actinopolymorpha cephalotaxi, one genomic window encodes:
- a CDS encoding MFS transporter: MAKSTRDRTPDRPSGTGRSTATRVDSRRSSSARPGLVLATMCVGMFLVLLDVTVVNVALPTLGAQLHSDVAGMQWVVDSYAVALAALLLTAGTLGDLRGHSRMVLVGLALFGAASAAAGLAPSLGFLVGARAVQGVGAAVLLPCTMAVISDTFPDQRARARALGIWAGVSSLALPAGPVLGGLLVTAAGWRAVFLVNVPVVVAAMVACARLVPPVRHDRSGGTDDHRIDRTGALTWTVALAAVVFAVIEWGRGAGAPVVGGAVGIAACALVAFGYAERRAARPLLPPSLLRTRAFVGANVVAAAMNFVGIGTIFVTTLYLQGIRQHSPLRAGLELLPLFVPLAALSPLTGRLTARYGPRPPMVAGLCVGAVGLVALLLPDAHSSYAVLLPALLGLGVGMGLLTAAVVTAAMNAVPRDRAGLAGGVNNTARQAAGALGVAVFGAVAGSPAHVRAFLGGLHVLGPVAACVWLAAAALTVATVPAQPHT, encoded by the coding sequence ATGGCGAAGTCCACACGTGACCGAACGCCTGACCGTCCGTCCGGGACCGGCAGGTCCACGGCGACCCGCGTCGACTCCCGCCGGTCCTCGTCCGCGCGGCCGGGGCTCGTGCTCGCCACCATGTGCGTCGGGATGTTCCTGGTGCTCCTCGACGTCACCGTTGTCAACGTCGCCTTGCCCACGCTCGGCGCCCAGCTGCACAGCGATGTGGCGGGGATGCAATGGGTGGTTGACAGTTACGCGGTCGCTCTGGCCGCGCTGCTTCTCACCGCGGGCACGCTGGGCGACCTCCGCGGTCATTCGAGGATGGTGCTGGTCGGCCTGGCGTTGTTCGGTGCGGCTTCGGCGGCCGCCGGCCTGGCACCCTCGCTCGGTTTCCTGGTCGGTGCCCGAGCGGTCCAGGGGGTCGGCGCGGCCGTTCTGCTGCCCTGCACGATGGCCGTCATCAGCGACACCTTCCCGGACCAGCGTGCGAGGGCCCGCGCGCTCGGCATCTGGGCCGGGGTCTCGTCCCTCGCACTTCCGGCCGGTCCGGTGCTCGGCGGCCTGCTGGTCACCGCGGCCGGGTGGCGGGCGGTGTTCCTGGTCAACGTTCCGGTCGTGGTCGCGGCCATGGTGGCGTGCGCGCGGCTGGTCCCGCCCGTACGACACGACCGGTCCGGAGGGACCGACGACCACCGGATCGACCGTACGGGCGCGCTCACCTGGACGGTCGCCCTCGCGGCGGTGGTGTTCGCGGTGATCGAGTGGGGACGCGGCGCCGGAGCGCCGGTGGTCGGTGGCGCGGTCGGGATCGCCGCGTGCGCGCTGGTCGCCTTCGGGTACGCCGAACGCCGGGCGGCGCGACCGCTCCTTCCACCCTCCTTGCTGCGCACGCGCGCCTTCGTCGGAGCGAACGTCGTGGCGGCGGCGATGAACTTCGTCGGCATCGGCACGATCTTCGTAACGACGCTGTATCTGCAGGGGATCCGTCAGCACAGCCCACTGCGTGCGGGCCTGGAACTGTTGCCGCTGTTCGTTCCACTCGCGGCGCTGTCACCGCTGACCGGCCGCCTCACCGCGCGGTACGGGCCGCGCCCGCCGATGGTCGCCGGCCTGTGTGTCGGCGCGGTGGGTCTGGTCGCGCTGCTGTTGCCGGACGCTCACAGTTCGTACGCCGTTCTGCTGCCGGCGTTGCTCGGACTCGGCGTGGGCATGGGCCTGCTCACGGCGGCCGTCGTCACCGCCGCCATGAACGCCGTACCCCGGGACCGTGCGGGTCTCGCCGGCGGCGTCAACAACACCGCGCGCCAGGCGGCCGGCGCCCTCGGGGTCGCGGTGTTCGGCGCGGTGGCGGGAAGCCCGGCGCACGTGCGTGCGTTTCTCGGCGGGCTGCACGTGCTCGGACCGGTCGCGGCCTGCGTGTGGCTCGCGGCTGCCGCACTCACCGTGGCGACCGTACCGGCGCAACCGCATACCTGA
- a CDS encoding cation-translocating P-type ATPase, which produces MFLPVVGRLVPGALSPGSWPRRGRTTRRSWVGNGRAHVEVRGVDRPGSGHLAEEFEDAVLALPGVRRAWVNAVLGRVVVEYDGGAGEGAADVLGDVSEVPEEEAPGVPVEVLTAVAAVERRHGLAGEPFPPRPDHPGDVEPRQWQLVAFGADVAALGFSVAGRALRIARLPAEVPTLVGLIDSTPRLRREWERLLGRSAADLTLAAGNALAQGLAQGPLGLLVDAAQRLALADEAGRRGRVWAGREGELSAADDGQRTPALSLPPRPAPLPPGPVERLADVAGLASMVGAGATMLATRDPRRTIALVGAGIPKAGHVAREAFATGVNRALAARGTLCLDPEALRRLDRVDTVVLDAAILRTDGFVLGPLTVCTPEAAEFVRTNGRKANARKANAHGGNGHHPDGAGPAVEARLRLRAESLFDPALPKTVHRQGGWTLGPLTELTHRLGSVPAAVRATAHRLAGQGAVALGLARGGELVAVLAAEPEFAPLADALVAAAGGAGEVMVAGRGSGVAGRLGVERDLPAGNRLPGAIRALQAEGRVVVLVGVGPGAALATADCGIGVPQRGHRPPWGAHLLSGPGLSDACLLLDAAAAAKAVSRRGAALAGYGSVTGALLAALGPARGATERALIGVNVAAAAGFVSGTWSAAALAHRPEPVRTDRNHWHSLDASAALRRLRSTPRGLTEHEAAARLPAVSPDGDDHHANVLSASLEELANPLTPTLAAGAGVAAASGSVSDAALIGAVMGVNAVIGGMQRVGTDRAVRRLADTSAARVRVRRDGHEVEVLADQLVPGDVVVLRAGDAVPADARILTERALETDESSLTGESQLVAKTAEPCTAADVADRSSMVYDGTVVAAGRTSALVVATGAETEAGRGTRAMAAHRPPGGGVQERLNRLVRLTVPVSLSSGAALVGVGLLRGRRLRDTLGTAVSLAVASVPEGLPVVATVAQLASARRLSARNALVRNPPTVETLGRVTTLLLDKTGTLTEGRIRLRRVSDGIDEESLDQLGEQGALVLAAGLRASPEHVAGEVPAHPTDRAVVDAALEVGVRADTGAPGWTLVDDVPFESGRGYHAALGATDDGQRLVVKGAPEIVMPKCRRWRRGAGVRPLDDADREKVEAEVHRLAGQGFRVLAVAERAASGRRDLTEDRVERLELLGFLAFADQVRPTSAQAVALLRRAGVGVVMLTGDHPTTAASIAAELGILDSGRVLTGTDLDAHDDASLAAVLPEVSVVARVTPAQKVRVVRTLQSIGRTVAMAGDGSNDAPAIRLADVGIALGRHGTTAAREAADLVVTDDRLETITDAIVEGRAMWASVRDAIAVLVGGNLGETAFTLGAGLLSPSGSPLNARQLLLVNLFTDVLPAMALAIRPPAHLTPEALLHEGPDASLGSRLARDVAIRAGATAAAASAGWAVGRATGTPGRAGTIALVAMVGAQLGQSVVTGWRSPLVVGAGAVSWAGLATVVQAPGLSHFFGCRPLGPLGWATALGAAGAGTALGSGLEGLTELAVRRFSDGFAGPLTQPG; this is translated from the coding sequence ATGTTCCTGCCCGTGGTCGGCCGGCTGGTGCCGGGAGCGCTCTCACCCGGGTCGTGGCCGCGCCGGGGCCGGACCACCCGCCGGTCGTGGGTGGGCAACGGCCGGGCGCATGTCGAGGTACGCGGAGTGGACCGGCCGGGCAGCGGGCACCTGGCGGAGGAGTTCGAGGACGCGGTGCTGGCCTTGCCCGGCGTACGACGTGCGTGGGTGAACGCGGTGCTGGGCCGGGTCGTGGTGGAGTACGACGGCGGTGCCGGCGAAGGCGCCGCGGACGTGCTCGGGGACGTTTCCGAGGTCCCGGAGGAGGAGGCGCCCGGGGTCCCGGTCGAGGTGCTGACCGCCGTCGCGGCCGTTGAGCGCCGGCATGGGCTGGCCGGCGAGCCCTTCCCCCCACGGCCGGACCATCCCGGTGACGTGGAGCCGCGCCAGTGGCAGCTGGTCGCGTTCGGCGCGGACGTCGCCGCGCTCGGCTTCAGTGTCGCCGGCCGGGCGTTGCGGATCGCCCGGCTGCCCGCGGAGGTGCCCACGCTGGTCGGCCTGATCGACTCCACGCCGCGACTGCGCCGGGAGTGGGAACGCCTGCTCGGCCGGTCCGCGGCCGACCTCACACTGGCGGCCGGCAACGCGCTCGCGCAGGGTCTCGCCCAGGGGCCGTTGGGGCTGCTCGTCGACGCCGCCCAGCGGCTGGCGCTGGCCGACGAGGCCGGGCGGCGCGGGCGGGTGTGGGCAGGACGGGAGGGGGAGCTGAGCGCGGCCGACGACGGGCAGCGGACGCCGGCGTTGTCGCTGCCGCCACGGCCGGCGCCGCTGCCGCCGGGTCCGGTCGAACGACTGGCCGACGTCGCCGGGCTGGCGTCGATGGTGGGTGCCGGTGCGACCATGCTGGCCACCCGTGACCCGCGGCGGACGATCGCCCTGGTCGGCGCCGGCATTCCCAAGGCGGGGCACGTGGCCCGGGAGGCGTTCGCGACCGGTGTCAACCGGGCGTTGGCAGCGCGGGGAACGCTGTGCCTGGACCCGGAGGCGCTGCGCCGGCTGGACCGGGTGGACACGGTGGTGCTGGACGCGGCGATCCTGCGTACCGACGGGTTCGTCCTCGGGCCGCTGACGGTGTGCACGCCGGAAGCCGCCGAGTTCGTACGCACGAACGGGCGCAAGGCCAACGCACGTAAAGCCAACGCACACGGGGGAAACGGGCACCATCCTGACGGCGCCGGCCCGGCGGTCGAGGCCCGGCTGCGGCTGCGCGCCGAAAGCCTCTTCGACCCCGCCCTCCCGAAAACCGTGCACCGGCAGGGCGGGTGGACGCTCGGCCCGCTGACGGAGCTGACCCACCGGCTGGGTTCGGTTCCGGCGGCGGTACGGGCGACGGCGCACCGGCTGGCCGGCCAGGGTGCGGTCGCGCTGGGGCTGGCGCGCGGGGGAGAGCTGGTCGCGGTGCTGGCGGCGGAGCCGGAGTTCGCGCCGCTGGCCGACGCGCTGGTGGCGGCCGCGGGCGGCGCGGGGGAGGTGATGGTCGCCGGGCGGGGGAGTGGGGTGGCCGGCCGGCTCGGCGTCGAACGCGACCTGCCGGCGGGGAACCGGCTGCCCGGCGCGATCCGCGCGCTGCAGGCCGAGGGCCGGGTGGTGGTGCTGGTCGGCGTAGGTCCGGGTGCCGCGCTGGCGACCGCCGACTGCGGCATCGGCGTACCCCAGCGCGGGCACCGGCCACCGTGGGGCGCCCACCTGCTGAGCGGACCGGGCCTGTCGGATGCCTGTCTGCTGCTCGACGCGGCGGCCGCGGCGAAGGCGGTGTCCCGGCGCGGTGCGGCGCTGGCCGGGTACGGCTCGGTCACCGGTGCCCTGCTGGCCGCGCTCGGCCCGGCCCGCGGTGCCACCGAACGCGCCCTGATCGGCGTCAACGTCGCCGCGGCGGCGGGCTTCGTCTCCGGCACCTGGTCGGCCGCCGCGCTGGCCCACCGGCCCGAGCCGGTACGCACCGACCGCAACCACTGGCACTCCCTGGACGCCTCGGCCGCACTGCGCCGCCTGCGCAGCACTCCTCGGGGGCTCACCGAGCACGAGGCGGCCGCCCGGCTGCCGGCCGTGTCACCGGACGGCGACGACCACCACGCGAACGTTCTCAGCGCCAGCCTGGAGGAGCTGGCCAACCCGCTCACCCCCACGCTCGCGGCCGGTGCCGGGGTCGCCGCGGCCAGTGGTTCGGTGTCCGACGCGGCGCTGATCGGCGCGGTGATGGGAGTGAACGCCGTCATCGGCGGCATGCAGCGGGTGGGCACCGACCGGGCGGTGCGCCGGTTGGCCGACACCAGCGCGGCCAGGGTCCGGGTCCGGCGTGATGGCCACGAGGTGGAGGTGCTCGCCGACCAGTTGGTGCCCGGCGACGTGGTGGTGCTGCGCGCCGGTGACGCCGTGCCCGCCGACGCCCGGATCCTCACCGAACGGGCGCTGGAGACCGACGAGTCCAGCCTCACCGGTGAGTCGCAGCTGGTCGCCAAGACGGCCGAGCCGTGCACCGCCGCGGACGTCGCCGATCGTTCCAGCATGGTGTACGACGGGACGGTGGTCGCGGCCGGTCGTACGTCCGCGCTGGTAGTCGCGACCGGCGCGGAGACCGAGGCCGGCCGGGGAACCCGCGCGATGGCGGCCCACCGACCGCCCGGTGGCGGCGTCCAGGAACGCCTGAACCGCCTTGTGCGGTTGACTGTTCCGGTGTCGCTGAGTAGCGGCGCGGCGCTCGTGGGCGTGGGCCTGCTGCGTGGGCGCAGACTTCGCGACACGCTCGGTACGGCGGTGAGCCTGGCCGTGGCGTCCGTACCGGAGGGGCTTCCGGTGGTGGCGACCGTGGCGCAGCTGGCGTCCGCGCGCCGGCTGTCCGCCCGCAACGCGCTGGTGCGCAACCCGCCGACGGTGGAGACGCTCGGACGGGTGACGACCCTGCTGCTCGACAAGACCGGAACGCTCACCGAGGGACGGATCCGGCTGCGACGGGTCTCCGACGGGATCGACGAGGAGTCCCTGGACCAGCTCGGCGAGCAGGGCGCGCTGGTACTCGCGGCCGGGTTGCGGGCCAGTCCCGAGCACGTCGCGGGCGAGGTGCCGGCGCACCCGACCGACCGGGCGGTGGTGGACGCGGCGCTGGAGGTGGGCGTTCGGGCGGACACCGGAGCGCCGGGCTGGACGCTGGTCGACGACGTGCCGTTCGAGTCCGGCCGCGGCTACCACGCGGCGCTCGGCGCGACCGACGACGGGCAGCGGCTGGTGGTGAAGGGCGCTCCGGAGATCGTGATGCCGAAGTGCCGGCGCTGGCGCCGGGGTGCCGGCGTACGCCCGCTGGACGACGCCGACCGGGAGAAGGTGGAGGCGGAGGTGCATCGCCTTGCCGGGCAGGGATTCCGGGTGCTCGCGGTCGCCGAGCGGGCCGCGTCCGGCCGCCGTGACCTCACCGAGGACCGGGTGGAACGACTGGAACTGCTGGGGTTCCTCGCCTTCGCCGACCAGGTGCGGCCCACCTCCGCGCAGGCGGTCGCGCTGCTGCGCCGGGCGGGGGTCGGTGTGGTGATGCTCACCGGCGACCACCCCACCACGGCCGCCTCGATCGCGGCCGAGCTCGGCATCCTCGACAGTGGGCGGGTCCTCACCGGCACCGACCTGGACGCTCACGACGACGCCTCGCTGGCGGCCGTACTGCCGGAGGTGTCGGTGGTCGCCCGGGTGACGCCCGCGCAGAAGGTGCGCGTGGTCCGCACGCTGCAGTCGATCGGGCGTACGGTCGCGATGGCCGGTGACGGCTCGAACGACGCACCGGCGATCCGGCTCGCCGACGTGGGCATCGCCCTCGGCCGGCACGGCACGACCGCCGCCCGGGAGGCCGCCGACCTGGTGGTCACCGACGACCGGCTGGAGACCATCACCGACGCGATCGTCGAGGGCCGGGCGATGTGGGCGTCGGTACGGGACGCGATCGCGGTCCTGGTTGGCGGCAACCTCGGGGAGACGGCGTTCACCCTCGGGGCCGGGCTGCTCTCACCGAGCGGGTCTCCGCTGAACGCCCGGCAACTGCTGCTGGTCAACCTGTTCACCGACGTACTGCCCGCGATGGCGCTGGCGATCCGGCCGCCTGCCCATCTCACCCCGGAGGCCTTGCTGCACGAGGGTCCCGACGCCTCGCTCGGGAGCCGGCTGGCCCGCGACGTCGCGATCCGGGCTGGCGCCACCGCGGCCGCGGCGTCGGCCGGGTGGGCAGTCGGCAGGGCGACGGGCACACCGGGCCGGGCCGGCACGATCGCGTTGGTGGCGATGGTCGGCGCCCAGCTCGGGCAGTCCGTGGTGACCGGGTGGCGCAGCCCGCTCGTCGTCGGCGCCGGTGCGGTGTCCTGGGCGGGCCTCGCCACCGTGGTGCAGGCGCCCGGACTCAGCCACTTCTTCGGCTGCCGGCCGCTCGGCCCGCTCGGCTGGGCCACCGCGCTCGGCGCCGCGGGCGCCGGAACGGCGCTGGGCAGCGGGCTGGAAGGGCTGACCGAACTGGCCGTTCGCCGGTTTTCGGATGGGTTCGCCGGTCCGCTCACCCAGCCTGGGTGA
- a CDS encoding ABC transporter permease, whose product MTDTLTDRREIAESGQDRPRRLDRRTRWESTARRIGHGWQLYLMLLLPVAYVIIFQYWPMYGVQIAFRNYNVVQGITGSPWVGFDNFTRFIESYQFWPVIRNTIVLQAYELVATFPLPIVLALALNYVRVRWFQRTVQMVTYAPHFISTVVIVGMLFVLLDPRIGMVNNLLGLFGISSTDFMGDPGLFRHIYVWSGVWQSLGFSAIIYLAALAGIDPELHEAAIVDGATKLKRIWHIDLPGIAPIAVILLILNIGSILSIGFEKVLLMQNNLNLSSSEVIDTYVYKVGLASDVPLFSYAAAIGLFRSVVGLVLLIAANQLARRFAKSSLW is encoded by the coding sequence GTGACAGACACACTTACCGACCGCCGGGAGATCGCCGAGTCCGGGCAGGACCGGCCGAGGCGGCTCGACCGAAGGACGCGCTGGGAGAGCACCGCCCGGCGGATCGGGCACGGCTGGCAGCTGTACCTCATGCTGTTGCTGCCGGTGGCGTACGTCATCATCTTCCAGTACTGGCCGATGTACGGCGTGCAGATCGCCTTCCGCAACTACAACGTCGTCCAGGGCATCACCGGAAGCCCCTGGGTCGGCTTCGACAACTTCACCCGGTTCATCGAGTCCTACCAGTTCTGGCCGGTGATCCGGAACACCATCGTCCTGCAGGCCTACGAGCTGGTGGCGACGTTCCCGTTGCCGATCGTCCTGGCGCTCGCCCTCAACTACGTGCGGGTCCGGTGGTTCCAGCGCACGGTGCAGATGGTGACGTACGCACCGCACTTCATCTCCACCGTGGTGATCGTCGGCATGTTGTTCGTGCTGCTGGACCCGCGGATCGGCATGGTCAACAACCTGCTCGGCCTGTTCGGGATCTCCTCGACCGACTTCATGGGCGACCCGGGCCTGTTCCGGCACATCTACGTGTGGTCGGGCGTGTGGCAGAGCCTCGGCTTCTCCGCGATCATCTACCTGGCCGCGCTGGCCGGCATCGACCCCGAGCTGCACGAGGCGGCGATCGTCGACGGTGCGACGAAACTCAAGCGCATCTGGCACATCGACCTGCCCGGTATCGCGCCGATCGCGGTGATCCTGCTGATTCTCAACATCGGCTCGATCCTGAGCATCGGTTTCGAGAAGGTGCTGCTGATGCAGAACAACCTCAACCTGTCCAGCTCGGAAGTGATCGACACCTACGTCTACAAGGTCGGCCTGGCCTCCGACGTGCCCCTCTTCTCCTACGCCGCGGCGATCGGGTTGTTCCGTTCGGTGGTCGGGCTGGTGCTGCTGATCGCGGCCAACCAGCTGGCCCGCAGGTTCGCGAAGTCCAGCCTGTGGTGA
- the eno gene encoding phosphopyruvate hydratase — MKARQASAIASVVAWEALDSRSRPTVACRVQLGGGAVGRAIVPSGASTGAHEAVERRDGGERYDGWGVRQAVAAVTGDLGPAVAGLDATDRALVDARLEEVDGTPDLARTGANAVLAVSLASALAGAQALGRPLWQVLAASEPGGAPSRRPLLPMPMVNIFSGGAHAAGAVDIQDVLAVPVGADSFAHALEIVARVRAATAGVLQRRGLSPALVADEGGLSAPMSDNEAAVGVVCEGIEAADLRPGVDVAVAVDLAASQFGTAEGRYHLRCENRELDRADWLARLAGWCERYPIVSLEDVLHEDDWAGWTEATSVLPEHCQLLGDDLFATHVERVQEGISRRAANAVLVKPNQAGTLTRAERVVREAQRAGLGTVVSARSGDTEDTWLADLSVGWRAGQIKVGSTMRSERTAKWNRLLELEHDLGRNASLAGPEVFGRSASPSGVRT, encoded by the coding sequence GTGAAAGCACGCCAAGCCTCGGCCATCGCCAGCGTTGTGGCGTGGGAGGCCCTGGACTCCAGGAGCCGGCCCACCGTCGCGTGTCGCGTCCAGCTCGGCGGTGGTGCGGTCGGCCGCGCGATCGTGCCTTCCGGTGCGTCGACCGGCGCGCACGAGGCGGTCGAACGCCGTGACGGCGGCGAACGCTACGACGGCTGGGGCGTGCGCCAGGCGGTCGCCGCGGTCACCGGCGACCTCGGCCCCGCGGTCGCGGGCCTCGACGCGACGGACCGCGCACTGGTCGACGCTCGCCTGGAGGAAGTCGACGGTACGCCCGACCTCGCCCGCACCGGCGCGAACGCGGTCCTGGCGGTGTCCCTTGCTTCGGCTCTGGCCGGGGCGCAGGCGCTGGGCCGTCCGTTGTGGCAGGTGCTCGCCGCGAGCGAACCCGGTGGCGCCCCGTCCCGCCGCCCCCTGCTGCCGATGCCGATGGTGAACATCTTCTCCGGTGGGGCGCACGCGGCCGGGGCGGTGGACATCCAGGACGTGCTGGCCGTCCCGGTCGGTGCGGACAGCTTCGCGCACGCCCTGGAGATCGTGGCCCGTGTACGTGCCGCGACCGCCGGCGTTCTCCAACGGCGTGGTCTGTCACCGGCTCTGGTCGCCGACGAGGGCGGGCTGTCCGCGCCCATGTCGGACAACGAGGCCGCCGTCGGAGTGGTCTGCGAGGGCATCGAGGCCGCGGACCTTCGGCCCGGAGTCGACGTCGCGGTCGCGGTCGACCTGGCCGCCAGCCAGTTCGGGACCGCGGAGGGGCGCTACCACCTGCGCTGCGAGAACCGCGAACTCGACCGGGCCGACTGGCTCGCAAGGCTGGCCGGCTGGTGCGAGCGGTACCCGATCGTCTCGCTGGAGGACGTCCTGCACGAGGACGACTGGGCCGGCTGGACCGAGGCGACGAGCGTCCTGCCCGAGCACTGTCAACTTCTCGGTGACGACCTGTTCGCGACGCACGTCGAACGTGTCCAGGAAGGGATCTCGCGCCGGGCCGCGAACGCCGTACTGGTCAAGCCCAACCAGGCCGGCACGCTCACCCGCGCCGAACGCGTCGTACGCGAGGCGCAGCGCGCCGGTCTGGGAACGGTCGTCAGCGCGCGTTCCGGTGACACCGAGGACACCTGGCTGGCCGACCTCTCCGTCGGCTGGCGTGCGGGTCAGATCAAGGTGGGTTCGACGATGCGGTCCGAACGCACCGCGAAGTGGAATCGCCTGCTCGAACTCGAGCACGACCTGGGACGGAACGCCTCGCTCGCCGGTCCGGAGGTCTTCGGCCGCTCAGCATCGCCGTCCGGCGTGCGAACCTGA
- a CDS encoding glutamate decarboxylase, with translation MRYRRTSPRLPDEVAVNPLFARQGERRVPRYSLGTDEMLPETAYQVIHDEILLDGNARQNLATFVTTWMEREADQLYAEAADKNLVDKDEYPLTAAIENRCVHIIANLWHAPDSHAALGTSTVGSSEACMLSGLALKRRWQHARAAEGKPADRPNIVFSSAVQVVWEKFANYWEVEPRYVPVTAERPSLTPDGVLDAVDENTIGVVAILGVTYTGAYEPVADIAAALDDLHDRTGLDVPVHVDAASGGFVAPFLHPTLRWDFRLNRVHSINASGHKYGLVYPGVGWAVWRTTEFVPQELVFKVAYLGGEESTFNLNFSRPGAQVLLQYYNFLRLGRRGFTRVQQASHDVAGTIAHGLAAMKAFEVMWPGADLPVVCWRLADGHTGNWDLYDLSNRLRGRGWMVPAYPLPKNREDVVVMRIVVRNGLSGDLAQLLLDDVADAVKFLDRLREWLPSEGRTTSSFHH, from the coding sequence ATGCGCTATCGCCGCACCTCGCCCCGGCTGCCGGACGAGGTGGCTGTCAACCCGCTCTTTGCACGACAGGGCGAGCGGCGGGTGCCGCGCTACTCCCTCGGCACCGACGAGATGCTGCCGGAGACGGCGTACCAGGTGATCCACGACGAGATCCTGCTGGACGGTAACGCCCGGCAGAATCTCGCGACGTTCGTGACCACCTGGATGGAACGCGAGGCCGACCAGCTCTACGCCGAGGCGGCGGACAAGAACCTCGTCGACAAGGACGAGTACCCCCTCACCGCGGCGATCGAGAACCGCTGTGTCCACATCATCGCCAATCTCTGGCACGCGCCCGACAGCCACGCGGCCCTCGGCACGTCGACGGTCGGGTCGTCGGAGGCGTGCATGCTGAGCGGGCTGGCACTCAAGCGCCGCTGGCAGCACGCTCGTGCGGCCGAGGGCAAGCCGGCCGACCGGCCGAACATCGTGTTCAGCTCCGCGGTGCAGGTGGTCTGGGAGAAGTTCGCGAACTACTGGGAGGTGGAGCCGAGGTACGTCCCGGTCACCGCCGAACGGCCCAGCCTCACTCCCGACGGCGTCCTCGACGCGGTGGACGAGAACACCATCGGCGTGGTGGCCATCCTCGGGGTCACCTACACCGGGGCGTACGAGCCGGTGGCCGACATCGCGGCCGCACTCGACGACCTGCACGACCGCACCGGGCTGGACGTGCCGGTACACGTCGACGCCGCCTCCGGAGGCTTCGTCGCGCCGTTCCTTCATCCCACGCTGCGCTGGGACTTCCGGCTCAACCGGGTGCACTCCATCAACGCCTCCGGCCACAAGTACGGCCTGGTGTATCCGGGCGTCGGCTGGGCGGTGTGGCGTACGACGGAGTTCGTCCCTCAGGAGCTGGTGTTCAAGGTGGCCTACCTGGGCGGTGAGGAGAGCACCTTCAACCTGAACTTCTCCCGGCCCGGCGCACAGGTGCTGCTGCAGTACTACAACTTCCTGCGGCTGGGCCGGCGAGGCTTCACCAGGGTGCAGCAGGCGAGCCACGACGTCGCCGGGACCATCGCCCACGGGCTCGCCGCGATGAAGGCGTTCGAGGTGATGTGGCCGGGCGCCGACCTCCCGGTGGTGTGCTGGCGGCTGGCCGACGGCCACACCGGCAACTGGGACCTTTACGACCTGTCCAACCGGCTGCGCGGTCGCGGCTGGATGGTGCCGGCCTACCCGCTGCCGAAGAACCGCGAGGACGTGGTGGTGATGCGGATCGTGGTGCGCAACGGCCTGTCGGGCGACCTCGCCCAGCTGCTGCTGGACGACGTGGCCGACGCGGTGAAGTTCCTGGACCGGCTGCGCGAGTGGCTGCCGTCCGAGGGCCGTACGACGTCGTCCTTCCACCACTGA
- a CDS encoding carbohydrate ABC transporter permease, producing the protein MAVTAMKETRSDRIFDVCNIAVLGLFLLAVLYPLVYILSASFSSAQAISSGQVWLWPVDFNLEGYKAIFEYKSIVAGFLNSVFYAVVGTLINVTMTLLAAYPLSRRDLYGRNGFMFLFVFTMLFSGGMIPTYLVVHQLGLLNTRWALILPTAMAVWNMIITRTYYQVTIPHELLEAARIDGCDDFKFFTRIVLPLSKPIIAVNALLYAVGHWNQFFNALIYLTDESLFPLQLVLREILVKNSIDPSQIQDAAELMRVQELRDLLKYSLIVIASVPPLLAYPFVQRHFVKGVMIGSLKG; encoded by the coding sequence ATGGCGGTGACGGCAATGAAGGAGACCCGGTCCGACCGGATCTTCGACGTCTGCAACATCGCCGTCCTGGGGTTGTTCCTGCTGGCCGTGCTGTACCCGCTGGTCTACATCCTCAGCGCGTCGTTCAGCTCGGCCCAGGCGATCAGCTCCGGACAGGTGTGGTTGTGGCCGGTGGACTTCAACCTCGAGGGATACAAGGCGATCTTCGAGTACAAGTCGATCGTCGCCGGCTTCCTCAACTCGGTCTTCTACGCGGTGGTCGGCACGCTGATCAACGTGACCATGACGCTGCTGGCGGCCTACCCGCTGTCGCGGCGTGACCTGTACGGCCGCAACGGCTTCATGTTCTTGTTCGTGTTCACCATGCTGTTCAGCGGCGGCATGATCCCGACGTACCTCGTCGTGCACCAGCTGGGGCTGCTGAACACCCGCTGGGCGCTGATCCTGCCGACCGCGATGGCGGTGTGGAACATGATCATCACCAGGACCTACTACCAGGTGACGATCCCGCACGAGCTGCTGGAGGCGGCCCGGATCGACGGGTGCGACGACTTCAAGTTCTTCACCCGGATCGTGCTGCCGCTGTCCAAGCCGATCATCGCGGTCAACGCGCTGCTGTACGCGGTGGGGCACTGGAACCAGTTCTTCAACGCCCTCATCTACCTGACCGACGAGTCGTTGTTCCCACTGCAGCTGGTGTTGCGCGAGATTCTGGTGAAGAACTCCATCGACCCCTCCCAGATCCAGGACGCGGCCGAACTCATGCGGGTCCAGGAGCTGCGGGACCTGCTGAAGTACTCGTTGATCGTGATCGCCAGCGTCCCGCCGCTGCTGGCGTATCCGTTCGTGCAGCGGCACTTCGTCAAGGGCGTGATGATCGGCTCGCTCAAGGGCTGA